A stretch of DNA from Schizosaccharomyces osmophilus chromosome 2, complete sequence:
AGGCAACATAATCTTAACCTTGACACCCAAAACACcttgacgaagaagaacGTGACGAGTAGCGAAGTCAATGAAGTCAACGGCAGGTTGACCGGAGTGAATCATGAAACCATCAGCGAACTTCATAGACTTGGCACGAGCAGCACGAAGCTTACCAGAGATGACAACTTCGCAACCCTTAGCACCAGCTTCCATAACGTAACGGAGAACACCATAGGCAGCACGGCGGACAGCCAAACCAGCCAAAAGCTTGTAGCGAAGGGATTCGCATTGAGCGACGGCACAGAGACCACGGTTTTGAACCTTCTCGGCATACAATTCAACAGTGTTCTCAGCGAACTTGAAACGCTTTTGGACCAAAGCGGTAAGTTCACGGATTCTGCGTCCCTTTTCTCCAAGAACATCCTGGGTGTGAGTGGCGCGGACGATGATCTCCGAACGGGCAGGAGTGACACGGACTTCACAGCCGGAGTAGCCCTCCTCGGAAAGTTCACGAGTGAAAAACTCGTTCAACTCGGCGTAGAAAACACCGTCAGCGACGAACTAACGATGGTTAGTAAACAGTCATTGCGGAAAACTAATCCAAGTCataaaaaagcataaacaagaaagtaTATAACATGTGTAAAAGCTTGATTGCCTcgtactttttttattggaaCATTCAGATTTTTATCCGTTCGGATCACTTCATTAAAATGTTGTGTGGACATTCCAATCGGAGAAGAGGTGCCAGATAGGAAATCATCATTATCGCtctctttgtttacctttttataaacttgtttattaattacttacttttctcttcttgGAGATAGTGAATGCGGCGGCAGACATGGTATGGGTTTGTGTCAAAATCACAGTACAATGTTTCTAGTTGTATATCCTTTAGCAGTCACGCATTTGGAGTAGGGTAGGGTATGACTGTCTTGTACAGGGTCCAAActtcaaaattaaaaaagcttGTCAGATTACGTCGCACTGCTGTGAACGTCACTAAATGATTCTGCCTGCTTTTTGTACGCAAGAAAAGGTGATGGTAACAGGTAACTTGTGGTGCTTTTTGTGAGCTAAATGAGTCTGCTgtatataaacaaataaatagaataatgaaattattATTATCTAATCattgattcatttttgtaattaCTCTGAAAGCAAGTCAACTACTATTGAAAAGAGTGAAGAGGTTGGTACAAAAATAGCAAACGAAAacatcaaaacaatttcaaGGATGCAACTGACAATTAGTAAGGGAAccattccttttctttcttttcttttttttttctgcaCGAAAGGTGAAAGCAAACCCTTACGTTGCCGGATAGTTAGTTTCTGTTTTTGCATACGAATAAAGCgatatatcttttttgaagcttgaaaacaaaacgagACTGCAGGAAACTGTAATATAAACCCCATAgcttatttgtttattcttcATCTTATCCGACAATTCTAGCGTACAAAGGCTGAAGCATGATACATCAAGAATGAAACAATCCACAAAAGCCCTACCCATAAAGCAATTAATCAATTTTATAATAACGAAAATAATTAGAGTACACCGATAAAAATCAGTTCATCATCTAAAGCAAAActa
This window harbors:
- the rps3 gene encoding 40S ribosomal protein S3, which produces MSAAAFTISKKRKFVADGVFYAELNEFFTRELSEEGYSGCEVRVTPARSEIIVRATHTQDVLGEKGRRIRELTALVQKRFKFAENTVELYAEKVQNRGLCAVAQCESLRYKLLAGLAVRRAAYGVLRYVMEAGAKGCEVVISGKLRAARAKSMKFADGFMIHSGQPAVDFIDFATRHVLLRQGVLGVKVKIMLPEPKTRAKKTLPDAVVVLDPKEEEPITKPYTVINQPAEAAAAAGQEVVADQEAAVAY